The sequence CCCGCGATTTTTTAGTGGCCGCACCAGCCGGCGCAACCCTCTGGCCGACGTGGATCTGATCCTCTGGGGGGTACCGCTGGCAATGGTGGCGATCGCCGGGATCCTGATTGCCAGCACCCAGCGCCAGGCGAATTACGCCGACTGGTACCAGCACTGGGTAACGGCGGCGGTGGGCATGGTGGTAGCCCTACTGCTGGCGCGAATGCCATTGGATCGGCTGATCCCATTTAAGTGGCCGATTTACATCGCCATGGTCGCCAGCCTGGTGGCAGTACGAGTTGTCGGCACCAGTGCCCTAGGGGCCCAGAGCTGGATCAACATTGGCGGCTTTTACGTGCAGCCCTCGGAATTCGCCAAGGTGGGCGCCATTTTGCTGCTCGCCGGGGTACTAGCCAGACACCCGGTGGATCGTCCTGTTGACCTGATCCGTCCAGTAGGCCTGATCGCCCTGCCCTGGCTACTGGTTTTTGTGCAACCCGACCTAGGCAGCTCGCTTGTGTTTGGGGCCGTACTGCTGGTGATGCTGTTTTGGGCTGGGATGCCTGGGGCCTGGGTGGTGCTGCTGCTCTCCCCTCTTGTGGCGGCGATCGTGGCAGGCACCCTGCCCTGGCTGCTGCTGGGCTGGGTGCCCCTGATGGGCTGGCTGGCCTGGAAGAGCCTGCCCTGGAAGCGGGTGGCCCTGGCGATCAGCCTCGCCGTGCAGGGGATCTTCGCAATCGCCACCCCCTGGCTCTGGGAGCACGGCCTGCGCCCCCACCAGCGAGCCAGGCTCACCCTGTTTCTTGATCCCGCCCAGGATCCCCTCGGCGGCGGCTACCACCTGCTGCAGAGCACCGTGGGCATCGGCTCGGGGCAGATCTGGGGCACCGGCTTGATGCAAGGATCCCTCACCAAGCTGCGGTTTATCCCAGAGCAACACACCGATTTCATCTTCAGCGCCCTTGGGGAGGAAACCGGTTTTCTCGGCTCGGTGCTGGTGGTCGCCGGCTTCGCCCTGCTGATGGGGCGCCTGCTGCAGATCGCTGGACGGGCCCGCAGCGACTACGAGGCCCTGGTGGTGGTGGGAATTGGGGCGATGCTGATGTTCCAGGTGGTGGTGAACATCAACATGACCATTGGACTCGGTCCAATCACCGGCATCCCCTTGCCCTGGCTGAGTTATGGAAGATCCGCCATGTTGGTGAACTTCATCTCCCTTGGGCTGTGCGCCTCGGCCGCCCGCCGGGGCCGCACGGCCCAGGGTCGCTGGTGAGCCTGGCCGACCTGCGACGTTGTTTGGCTGAAGGGGTGCCAAGCGGAGTTGGCAACGAGGACTGCGCGCGGCGGCAGTGGTGGGCAGCCCTGGCCACCCTGCAGGAGGATTTCCTTCTGCCCCAGCAACCCCTCCAGGGGCTATGGCTGGCCGCGCCACTGCCCGCCCTCTATGAACCAGCCTTACTGCAGCAGCTGCAGGGCTGGGTGTGGGCCCCAAGCGACTTAGATGGCCTGCTGCCCAGCCCGGCTCCCCTGCTGCCAGGAGCCGGCAACCCAGCTCCATGCGGCAGCTTTCAGCGCCTAGCCCTGGCGGAGGAGGACGGCACCGACCCCCTCCTGCTGGTGATAACCCCCCAGCTACAGGTAGCCCTTTGCCTCGATGGCCCGGCTGAAGGCCGGCGCCTGATTGTGCGCTTCGACCCAGAGGCCCTGTCCGAGGCCCTGGGCCTTATCCATGGGCGCCTACTCAGCCAGGATCCGGCAGCCTCGGCAGACCTGCGCAGCGCCCTAGAGCGACTGGGGCCCCTGCGCAGCGACGACCAACTGGGCCTGCGCTTCTGGCCGCGGCTGGGGGAACGGCTGGCCGCCATGGCCCCCAGCCTCACCCTGCAGCCCCTGGTGCATGGCGGCAGCGATCGCCCAACCCAGGCCCAGGAGCGCCAGGCCGGCGACACCCCCCGAGCGGTGAGCAGCGAACTCGCCCTGCTCGAGGCCCTCACCCACGAGGTGCGCACACCGCTGGCCACGATCCGCACCCTGATCCGCTCCTTGCTGCGGCGCAGCGACCTGCCGCCGGTGGTGCGCCAGCGCCTCGAGCAGATCGACGGCGAATGCAGTGAGCAAATCGATCGTTTCGGTCTGATCTTCCTGGCGGCCGAGCTGCAACGCCAACCAGGTTGCGAACAGCCCCTTGAAAGCCACGACCTGGCCCGCACCGACCTCAGCGCAGTGCTGCACCAGCAGCAAGAACTGTGGCAGCGGCAACTGGCGCGCCGCGGCCTGGAACTGGAGCTGGCCGTAGCCGCTGGCTTGTCGCCGGTGCTGAGCGATCCGGCCCGGCTCGAAACCATGCTTGGCGGACTAATCGACCGCTTCAGCCGCGGCCTGCCCAGCGGCAGCCGCGTGACCGTAAGCCTGCTGCCGGCCGGCAGCAGGCTGAAGCTGCAGCTCAACAGCGAGGGCCACGACCCCAGCGAGAACGACGGGATGGGGAACGGCGAGCAGCGGGAGCTGGTGGGGCCAGTGCTGAGCTGGAACCCCACCACCGGCAGCCTCCAGTTGAGCCGTCAAGCCACCCAGCGGCTATTCCATCGCCTCGGCGGTCGCCTCACCGAGCGCAATGGCAGCGGCTTGACCGTGTTTTTCCCGGTCTGCTGAAGGGCCGGTTTGTTGACGGGTGTGAAGAGTGGGGCAGAAGCCCCGATCCGGTCAAAAACACGGTGCTAGTTTCCGGCTGAAACGTTCCAAAGCCATGGCAGCGACGGTGCTCAGCGGTCAACTCCCGAAGTACATCGGCAGCACCGGCGGCCTGCTGAACTCTGCTGAAACTGAGGAAAAATACGCCATCACCTGGAGCAGCCCGAAGGAGCAAGTCTTCGAGCTGCCCACCGGTGGCGCGGCCCACATGAATGAGGGCGAAAATCTGATGTACTTCGCCCGCAAGGAGCAGTGCCTCGCCCTGGGTACCCAGCTGCGCACCAAGTTCAAGCCCCGGATCGAGGACTACAAGATCTATCGGATCTTTCCTGGTGGTGACACCGAATTCCTGCACCCCAAGGACGGCGTTTTCCCCGAGAAGGTCAACGAGGGTCGCACCATGGTTGGTCACAACCCCCGCCGCATCGGCGCCAACCAGAACCCCGCCAATCTCAAGTTCACCGGCAAGAACACCTTCGACGCTTGAGCAGCGTTGACCAACCCCTATAAAGGCGGGGCCAGGCGCCCCGTTTTTTTTGCCTGCCCGCTTGTCCGATGCCCAGCCCAGATCGCGATGGCTTAGCCCAAGAGGCTTTTCTCGAGGCAGTCGCGGCTGGCCACAACTTCATCCCCCTCTGGAAGCGCTGGCCTGCTGATCTAGAAACCCCGCTCACCGCCTGGCTGAAGGCCGGAGCGGCCAGCAGTCATGGTGTGCTGCTGGAGTCGGTGGAGGGTGGTGAGCGCATCGGCCGCTGGAGCTTTGTGGTGTCTGACCCGCTCTGGACCCTCACCAGCCGGAGCGACCAGAGTGTGCGCCAGTGGCGCACCGGCTCCGAGGAGCGGCTGCAGGGCAACCCCTTCGACCTGCTGCGCCAGTGCCTAGAGCCCCTATCCAGCCCGCCGATTCCCGGTCTGCCACCGGTGGGCCAGCTATTTGGCTTCTGGGGCTACGAGCTGATCCGCTGGATCGAACCCAGCGTGCCGGTGCATCCGGCCGCCGAGGGTGCACCGCCTGATGGCTGCTGGATGCTGACCGACAGCCTGCTGGTGTTCGACCAGGTAAAGCGCCAGATCACCGCGGTGGCCTACGCCGATCTGAGTGGCGGCCAGGATCCGGAGGCCGCCTACGCCGCGGCCGCAGCCCGGATCTCCGGCCTGGAAGAGCGCATGCACGGCCCCCTGCCAGGAGCCGGCACCCCCCTGAGCTGGCACGACGCCACTGCCGGTGACATCGCTGCCAATTTGCGGACCACCAGCAACGTCGGGCAGGAGGCTTTCGAGGCAGCCGTGAGCCGCGGAGAAGGTCACATCGAAGCTGGCGACGTGTTCCAGCTGGTGCTCAGCCAGCGGCTGGAAACCCGCATTGATCGCGATCCCTTCGAGCTTTACCGCAGCCTGCGGATGGTGAATCCTTCGCCCTACATGGCGTTTTTCAACTTCGGCGGCTGGTATCTGATCGGCTCCAGTCCGGAGGTGATGGTGAAGGCAGAACCAACGGCCGCAGGGGGAATTAAGGCTTCCTTGCGGCCAATCGCAGGCACGCGCCCCCGGGGCGCCGATGAGGCCGAAGACCTGGCCCTAGAGGCGGAGCTGCTGGCTGATCCCAAGGAGCGGGCCGAGCACGTAATGCTGGTGGATCTGGGCCGCAACGACCTGGGCCGCGTCTGCCAGCCGGGCACCGTCAAGGTCAGCGAATTGATGGTGATTGAGCGCTACTCCCACGTGATGCACATCGTGAGCCAGGTGGAGGGCCTGCTGGCCGAGGGGCAAACGGTGTGGGACCTGCTGATGGCCTCCTTCCCCGCCGGTACGGTCAGTGGCGCTCCCAAGATTCGGGCTATGCAGCTGATCCACGCCCTGGAGCCCGACGCCCGAGGCCCATACTCCGGGGTGTACGGCGGGGTCGATCTGGCTGGCGCACTCAACACCGCTATTACCATCCGCACGATGGTGGTGCTGCCCCATCCCGAAGGTGGCTGGCGCGTGCAGGTGCAAGCCGGCGCTGGAGTAGTAGCCGACTCCAAGCCCGAGCTCGAATACCAGGAAACCTTGAATAAAGCCCGCGGCATGCTCAAAGCCCTGGCCTGTCTGCTGCCGGCCCAGCCATGAGAGCCCCTCTTTTGCTTAAGGGTTTTGAGGTGGAGCTCTACACCGGCCGTGCCGATGGCACGGTGGTGGGCTGCAGCGCCGAAGCTGCGGCCGCCCTCGAGGGGTTCGTAACCGAGCCCGATTGCCGCAACCTCGAATACATAACCCCCCCGGATGCCGACTACGCCCGGCAACTGCAACTACTGCTCGAGCCCCGCCAGCGGCTGCGCCGCTGGCTCGCTAGCCGCAATCTCACCCTGCTGCCCGGCAGCACCCTGAGCCTGGGGGACAGCCAGCGTTTTGAGCGCTCAGATCCGGCCAATCCCTATCACGGCTACATCGAGGCCACCTACGGCACCAAGGTGGTTACAGCCAGTGTGCACATCAATCTGGGGTTGACCGCAGACCACGGCCTCGAGCCCATGACCAGCCTGTTTGCGGGCCTGCGCCTGATGCGCTGCGAAGCGTCCCTGCTCCTGGCCCTCAGCGCCAGCTCGCCCTTTCTCGACGGGCGGGTAACCGCTGCCCATTCCCAGCGCTGGCTGCAGTTTCCCCTGACGCCAGCGGAGGTGCCCCTGTTTCTGGATCACCAGCACTACATCAGCTGGATGGGCGAGCAACTGGCCTTGGGCACCATGCAAAACGTGCGCCATCTCTGGACATCGGTACGGCCCAATGGCGACAACCGGCCCCACGACCTCAACCGCCTGGAGATTCGCATTTGCGATCTGGTCACCGATCCACTCGTGCTTTTGGCTATCACGGCCTTCGCCGAACTGCGCCTGCATCAGTTGATGCGAGAACCGGAGCGCTACGACCCCCTCCACGCCAGCAGCCTGAGCCCATCCCAGCTAGCCAGCCTCGCCGATGCCAACGACCGGGCCGCAGCCTGCTCCAGCCTGGATGCCACCGTGATGCACTGGCGCAATGGGGCCCCGATCCTGGTCCGAGACTGGC comes from Cyanobium sp. Tous-M-B4 and encodes:
- a CDS encoding photosystem I reaction center subunit II PsaD, which gives rise to MAATVLSGQLPKYIGSTGGLLNSAETEEKYAITWSSPKEQVFELPTGGAAHMNEGENLMYFARKEQCLALGTQLRTKFKPRIEDYKIYRIFPGGDTEFLHPKDGVFPEKVNEGRTMVGHNPRRIGANQNPANLKFTGKNTFDA
- a CDS encoding anthranilate synthase component I family protein → MPSPDRDGLAQEAFLEAVAAGHNFIPLWKRWPADLETPLTAWLKAGAASSHGVLLESVEGGERIGRWSFVVSDPLWTLTSRSDQSVRQWRTGSEERLQGNPFDLLRQCLEPLSSPPIPGLPPVGQLFGFWGYELIRWIEPSVPVHPAAEGAPPDGCWMLTDSLLVFDQVKRQITAVAYADLSGGQDPEAAYAAAAARISGLEERMHGPLPGAGTPLSWHDATAGDIAANLRTTSNVGQEAFEAAVSRGEGHIEAGDVFQLVLSQRLETRIDRDPFELYRSLRMVNPSPYMAFFNFGGWYLIGSSPEVMVKAEPTAAGGIKASLRPIAGTRPRGADEAEDLALEAELLADPKERAEHVMLVDLGRNDLGRVCQPGTVKVSELMVIERYSHVMHIVSQVEGLLAEGQTVWDLLMASFPAGTVSGAPKIRAMQLIHALEPDARGPYSGVYGGVDLAGALNTAITIRTMVVLPHPEGGWRVQVQAGAGVVADSKPELEYQETLNKARGMLKALACLLPAQP
- the gshA gene encoding glutamate--cysteine ligase — translated: MRAPLLLKGFEVELYTGRADGTVVGCSAEAAAALEGFVTEPDCRNLEYITPPDADYARQLQLLLEPRQRLRRWLASRNLTLLPGSTLSLGDSQRFERSDPANPYHGYIEATYGTKVVTASVHINLGLTADHGLEPMTSLFAGLRLMRCEASLLLALSASSPFLDGRVTAAHSQRWLQFPLTPAEVPLFLDHQHYISWMGEQLALGTMQNVRHLWTSVRPNGDNRPHDLNRLEIRICDLVTDPLVLLAITAFAELRLHQLMREPERYDPLHASSLSPSQLASLADANDRAAACSSLDATVMHWRNGAPILVRDWLTQELADLAPLAEELGLSRVLAPLQGVLDHGNQAMGWLAGHQAGLSIPTLLNQTIEAMASQEEELLEAIATDGVPGPLG
- the rodA gene encoding rod shape-determining protein RodA, which gives rise to MLSQLGRRNPRFFSGRTSRRNPLADVDLILWGVPLAMVAIAGILIASTQRQANYADWYQHWVTAAVGMVVALLLARMPLDRLIPFKWPIYIAMVASLVAVRVVGTSALGAQSWINIGGFYVQPSEFAKVGAILLLAGVLARHPVDRPVDLIRPVGLIALPWLLVFVQPDLGSSLVFGAVLLVMLFWAGMPGAWVVLLLSPLVAAIVAGTLPWLLLGWVPLMGWLAWKSLPWKRVALAISLAVQGIFAIATPWLWEHGLRPHQRARLTLFLDPAQDPLGGGYHLLQSTVGIGSGQIWGTGLMQGSLTKLRFIPEQHTDFIFSALGEETGFLGSVLVVAGFALLMGRLLQIAGRARSDYEALVVVGIGAMLMFQVVVNINMTIGLGPITGIPLPWLSYGRSAMLVNFISLGLCASAARRGRTAQGRW
- a CDS encoding HAMP domain-containing sensor histidine kinase codes for the protein MSLADLRRCLAEGVPSGVGNEDCARRQWWAALATLQEDFLLPQQPLQGLWLAAPLPALYEPALLQQLQGWVWAPSDLDGLLPSPAPLLPGAGNPAPCGSFQRLALAEEDGTDPLLLVITPQLQVALCLDGPAEGRRLIVRFDPEALSEALGLIHGRLLSQDPAASADLRSALERLGPLRSDDQLGLRFWPRLGERLAAMAPSLTLQPLVHGGSDRPTQAQERQAGDTPRAVSSELALLEALTHEVRTPLATIRTLIRSLLRRSDLPPVVRQRLEQIDGECSEQIDRFGLIFLAAELQRQPGCEQPLESHDLARTDLSAVLHQQQELWQRQLARRGLELELAVAAGLSPVLSDPARLETMLGGLIDRFSRGLPSGSRVTVSLLPAGSRLKLQLNSEGHDPSENDGMGNGEQRELVGPVLSWNPTTGSLQLSRQATQRLFHRLGGRLTERNGSGLTVFFPVC